A single genomic interval of Corylus avellana chromosome ca10, CavTom2PMs-1.0 harbors:
- the LOC132163655 gene encoding phospholipase A1-Igamma3, chloroplastic, whose protein sequence is MASLLLSLNKYSTRSPISQGLLPRYCSCSNLKKTKNLLLPVLDKPFTPKCLSVSSLSPLLDEPAETVVFEEEDDQEQPLCEVWKEIQGCNDWEGLLDPMDSHLRREIIRYGEFAQASYDSFDFDPHSKYCGTCKYQGAHFFEKLDMADRGYQISRYLYATSNINLPNFFQKSKMSKVWSRHANWMGYIAVTTDEEEIKRLGRRDIVVAWRGTVTYLEWISDLKDILHPANFRNDPSIKIESGFYDLYTEKENNCKYCSFSAREQVLAEIKRLLDYYRGEEISLTFTGHSLGAALAILSAYDIAEMRLNIVRDAGESGDAKIPTTVYSFSGPRVGNLKFKERCDELGVKVLRVINVHDKVPGVPGIIANEKLHFQKYIEDTISFPWSYAHVGVELAVDHTHSPFLKQTNDPGCAHNLEALLHLVDGYHGKGRRFCLVTKRDIALVNKCCDFLRGEYGVPPYWRQDENKGMVRSGDGRWVLPERPRVEAHPPDMAHHLEQVLKIARSDHEVDHQ, encoded by the exons ATGGCTTCTTTGCTTCTATCACTCAACAAGTACTCAACCCGCTCACCTATTTCTCAAGGCCTTCTGCCAAGATATTGCAGCTGCAGCAACctcaagaaaaccaaaaatCTGCTTCTTCCAGTCCTAGACAAACCCTTCACACCAAAATGCTTGTCGGTCTCAAGTTTAAGCCCACTGTTGGATGAACCTGCAGAAACGGTAGTTTTTGAGGAGGAAGATGATCAGGAGCAGCCTCTTTGTGAAGTTTGGAAGGAAATTCAAGGCTGCAATGACTGGGAAGGACTGCTAGACCCCATGGATTCCCACCTCCGACGAGAAATCATCCGGTACGGCGAATTCGCACAAGCCTCCTACGATTCCTTCGACTTCGACCCTCACTCCAAATACTGCGGCACCTGCAAATACCAAGGCGCCCATTTCTTCGAAAAGCTGGACATGGCCGACAGAGGCTACCAAATCAGCCGCTATTTATACGCAACTTCCAACATCAACCTCCCAAACTTCTTCCAAAAATCCAAGATGAGCAAGGTGTGGAGCAGACATGCGAATTGGATGGGTTATATTGCGGTGACCACCGACGAGGAAGAGATCAAACGGCTAGGACGGCGAGATATTGTCGTCGCCTGGAGAGGCACCGTCACGTATCTCGAATGGATTTCCGATCTCAAAGACATTCTCCACCCGGCAAATTTCCGGAATGACCCATCAATCAAAATAGAATCTGGGTTTTACGATTTGTACACCGAGAAGGAGAACAACTGCAAATATTGCTCGTTTTCTGCACGCGAACAAGTTCTCGCCGAAATCAAACGCCTTCTTGATTACTACAGGGGAGAAGAAATCAGTCTCACCTTCACTGGGCATAGTCTTGGCGCGGCGTTGGCGATATTAAGCGCTTACGACATAGCCGAGATGAGACTAAACATTGTACGTGACGCCGGTGAATCCGGTGACGCCAAGATTCCGACCACCGTGTACTCCTTCTCCGGTCCTCGAGTGGGCAACCTTAAATTCAAGGAACGGTGTGATGAGCTCGGAGTTAAG GTTCTGAGAGTCATCAATGTTCATGACAAGGTGCCCGGAGTGCCCGGGATTATAGCAAACGAGAAGCTCCATTTTCAGAAGTACATAGAGGATACGATATCATTTCCATGGAGTTATGCGCATGTTGGGGTGGAGCTTGCGGTGGATCACACGCACAGCCCATTTCTAAAGCAAACGAATGATCCTGGTTGTGCGCACAATTTGGAGGCGCTTCTGCACTTGGTGGATGGCTACCACGGCAAGGGGCGGCGGTTTTGCTTGGTGACGAAGAGGGATATCGCCCTTGTCAACAAATGCTGCGATTTCTTGAGGGGTGAGTATGGGGTGCCGCCGTACTGGCGGCAGGATGAGAACAAAGGGATGGTGAGGAGCGGCGATGGGCGGTGGGTTTTGCCGGAGAGGCCCAGAGTGGAGGCCCATCCACCGGATATGGCCCACCACCTTGAACAAGTGCTTAAGATTGCTCGTTCTGATCATGAAGTTGATCATCAATAA